ttgTTTTCAGAGGGTTAGTCCTACAGAAAGGATTTTTTTCTGTGGAGCATACAGATATATTTATTAGATTAGTTTGTGAATAGTAAACCACAAATATTTGCGGATTACTGTACAGCACAACTGACAATTTTGTACTCGTTATTGGTAGTTACAATGACCTAGTTATTCTAGTAGAAATATAATGTGGCCTTTGCTGCCAATTCGACACGAAGTGTGTATATTTACATTTGTAAGGTATTTGATATCAGGACAAAGACCAAACGAAGAATTGTTAGAGTCCTCGTCTATTCAATAATTTCTTGTATTAAGCTGTACAGAAATGGCACTTGAGTTATTTCAAACTTATTCCCACTACGCCACCGTCCGCCGCTTCTTTACAGCTGCACTTGGCACATTCCTCCAACGAGCAGTAACTAGGTCATTTGCTTTCAGTTTGGTATGGTTAAAAGTTGGGTCAGTTTAAGCTGcctcaaagaagaaaaagactggGTGATGCCTACCGTTTTGagacggtatttttttttttgtgcaatttGTTGTGTCACGTCACAGCCAGTCAACTCCATTCAAATGTTGTAGGTTCTAAAATTGAATAAGCACTTTTTGTCACCACTGCTGGAAGAAGTACGGGTTGTTAGCATGCAAGTAAACTCTTGCTCACCTTCACTTATGAACACATCTTTTTTCCAACCCTGTACTTGCTGTAGCTTTTTAAAATTGATTTCACACAAAGCTTTATTTTTGACACCGCCAGCCACCTAACTAAAAATATTGTTAATATTTGGGGGAGGAAATATTTGTCATTATGGTTTTTGCTAAAAAGCTCTGAggtttttgccattcattcatgttgCACTACTTTTTTGTGCGTTTTTTAACCCATATAATTTTATGCAATGTTGTACTGTACCGGAAACTACTAATAAACCATTAAAGTGCGACTGTACTTCTTTTTTGGTCCTGGAGGTGGCCGTGTTAAACAAAAGTTATCTCACTGCGTTTCACTTACGGTGAATGCGTCGCTCAGGGAAATAAGATTACCTTTCCAAAATTTTCTACAAATCCTTGCGAATATTTTTATTCTGTTCCACCTTTGTTTTACAGCGTTTACAGGTTACGTACTGCCAGTGAACGCAGCTCCTTACAAAGATACATAATCGATTTGTTTTTAGTTATTTTACTTGTACTCATATTTTTATCACATTAGTTTTACATTAGTAGTTTATggtattcttttttaaatgcacactttttttttttttttttaatgcagcgcTTTTACGCACAACTCAAAGCGGCCAATCGCAGTGCGTCCAGCAGGGGCCGCTCGCCTTTAAAAGTAGCGTCTCACCTGCACGCCTGACACAAAACCTCTCAACACGTCGCCCGCATCCCCAGCCTCCCGAGTACGAGAAGATTCTTTCTTTAAAAACATGTTGGCGTGCACGGAGATGATCACAATGTGTCTGCAGTCAGCCAAGCGCAAACATGTTCGGCCTcaacagcagcagaagcagcacagCAGCGAACGAGGGCTCAGCATCCTTCATGATGTGAGTGCTTCATCCATCACAATTGTTACTTTTTTGTGGTCCTCCTGGGGTGGGAAGCAAGATGCCTGCTTAGGTGATGTGGTAATAGACGTGTTGCTCTTAGTGGATTTGCTTTTGTGATCATGCAAATAACAAAGAGGCTCGAGGACAATTTATGTGTGTGATGCCTGCCACTCATGTGGTGCGCTGTaagtgtgtgcatgtatgtggGGGTTCTGTAAAAGGGCATCATGAAGAGTTGCAGCTGCCACCATTGCACGACTATGttattgtcttcattttgcccTGAGGGTTTCCAGATGATTTCATTTGTAAAAGTGCAATGAAGTGCATCTTAATACTGTAGGTGAATTTGTGAAGAGTCAATTGAGGGTTTTTAACATCTGGTGTCCATAGCGACGGAATTTTCAAAATCCTTTCCAGAGAGTGGAAAAGGTTTGACGTGtcaaagacatgcatggtctCAGCCAGTCAGAATACAAAACAAGAAGTCTACGACGCCCGCAGTCGACATCTGCCGCCATGATACGATGGGGCATGCGGCACTCTGGGGTGCAGCGCTGACCTTTTCGTATCCTCCTGTAAAAAGCTGCATTAGCAGCCTCTGACATTGTTGCCGACGAGCCAGAACATCCGAAACGTGAATTTTGTTCCACCGGCTAAAAAGCGGAGGGTTCATTTGATACCGGCTGTCAAGAAGCACCTTTGCAAGATGACGAGAGGGCGGGAAAGGCCAACCTTGACATTGTTGAAACAGAAAATGAAAGCAGCATCTCGTGTTATTAATTCCCTGACAGACGTGACATCTCCCAAGAAGGCAAAAGCCACAGTTGGAGTCAAAATGAGCTAGCGTTGCCTCGCAAGGCTCATTCGTGGTGTCCATACAAGTCTCTTTTTGTAGGCAGTTTTCGACAAAGGTTAAAAGTGCTCTGAACTCAATTTATCTGTATGTTGTTTATAAACCAAAGGCTGCCATTCATCCATGGATGAAATTTGGTGGGGACTGTGACGTAGGAGTCAGTGAAAGCAACAATATTTTTCTGAATATGAGTCATTGCTGTGTGCGGAGGTCCAAGAAAATTTCCTGCAAAAGACCCAAAGCTGTTCCGACCTTGGTCATGGAGACGTTGTCCTCTTTCTCTTGGGGGAAAAAACTTTTAATGCCAATTTTTTAATGTGATTCAACCAatgttttggttaaaaaaaaaaaagattttgtaaTATTCACCCACTCAATCGACTGCTAAAGTGATGTTTGCCTGTAATTCTGTTTTCTGTCTCGCCTTTAGATTTTCCGTCGAGCGGACAAAAATGGTGAGTGTACAGTCGGCGTTGTAACAATCTGCtctggttttgtgttcatcccccacaattttgctttatttttatgGGTCACTCCTCCAACAGCCAGGCTAGTTTCCGCTGTCCATCATAAGAATGTTTTTACcgtcttttgttgtttgttttcttggcCTTTCCTACAGTATCAAAAACTAAATGGCCCCCAGGCCACAGTTTGGACACCCACTGATGTGAAAACGGCCAGAAAACACACAGCTTTTTAAATGACATGAGCAGACCCACAAGCTTCCACCAACCCAGTTTTGTGTCAGCCTCATCCATAACATACTGTTGAAAATAATCCTGCGTGTGATGTAATAACTGGAAACGACCTGCTTTCCTCTTCCGTATGCGCCGCCGCACACGCCCTGCtctatttattttctgtctggCTGAAATAAGGTGCCAAAACAAATCAAGAAGCAGCAGGCGTCAACGGGGACGTAGTTACATTTACAGCCTATGTGATCTGTATGCTTCCAAATTTGCAATTACTGCCACGACTGTAAGGGATTGTTACAAGGGGGAGCATCGAGTCCATTGTGTACTCGTGAAGATGATTTTATTATAATACGGTCGGCCGGGGAGAGTGTCACCACACCCTCGTGTTGTGGTCGATGCAAAGACGTAGCAGAAGCAAAACAACAATCTTTTTGTTCATCCATCTCTGCCTGCATTGACGTGCAGAGAAAGGCTTAGCAATTAAATGTGCTTCAGCTGCTTGATACAAGGAGCAATTCACCAGTCACCATTTATGCAACATAACAGCTTTGTATTGGGTGAAAACTGCACACTGAAACAAATTGGGACCAGATTTTTATCATATGCAAAGGAGAATCATGATTTCAAAAGGATATAAATGCAAAGCGGAATCAACCCCCACCTTCCAAGACAAGGAATAAACTCACAACAAAAGAAACCACAGCATTATTAATTAttcacatgacaaaaacaaagatgACTGAAGGAAACTGGAAACTAAATACAAAGTGATGAGACAAGACTGGAAGAAACTGATTGGTTGAtggtacaaaacaaaataaaattacaacaaCAGAATCTCATCTTTCTTCCCATTTGGCAAATTTCGTAGTCGCGTTTTGTTCAAAGTAGATTTCCAAAATGGCAGTTTCCAACCAAAACGGCCAACTTCCTGTTCAGTCTTTGTGTGAGGTCAGGGGGCCGCTGAGTGAAGTACAAATGGTTGCAAAGATCTATTTTCTGACATGCGCAGCGTGTTTATTTGTCAGAAagataattaaaagaaaaaaaaagagaagaatctGCGCTGGTTTCTTGCCTGTTGCGTTGTAATTTTACAATAAAGAAATAATGAGAATGTATAAGCCACATCTGCAAAGGGAATAACCTTTTACAAAGTGTGTCCATCCTATTTCCAAAGCTCAATCACACTCTTGTTTATATTGATTCCTTTGAAACTTTCCTTTTAGCGTaagggagaagaagaagaagagttaTTTGCGCTGTCTTCATCCGCTCAGCACGGGCGCTTTTCTCATGCATGATTCATTTTCGAACTAGATTGCAACACAATGAGGAGCTTTACTTCTTTGTTATTGgtgttcaggtttttttttcttttctgattaCCACTGGGATGTTTCGGTGCCAAATTCTCCCTCAGCGTAATGAGTGAGCTCAGACCATTTGTCTTGGTGAAATAAAAGCCATAGTGAGCACTGCAGAGCTGGGAGATGAAATGGAGAAGCGGCACCGTCCCCCAGCCGGAAAGCCGAGAAAGCCGATGAAAATCGAACAAACAAAGGAAAGACGCAGCATTGAAGTGTGCCTCAGCTGCTATCAAACAAGCTAATCCTCCACCTGGCCGTGCATCTGAATGTCGCCTCCGCTTGCGTCTGATACCATCTGGCCGTGTCCGTCACACCATGCGGTGGGATCAAGAGCGCCCGTCCTTTGCTGCAAattgttgttttattaattaCAACGTTGCTTCTAATGTCAGAAAAATGTGCATTACAAAAGGAACTGCCAGAAaatggtcattttttttccattttcttacGTAAGGTGTTTCGGCATGCAATTTAGAGGTTCGAAGAGCTGAGTCACTCTAGCCTGCTGGCGATGACATTGTGACCTCTGGCGTGTGTTTTTGCAATAATTCTTTCACGCCAGTGTGATGTTTTGCAGGCCGTAATGAATCATGGCGCGTTCCGATGCAAATCGGAAGTGCAAGTATCCCAAAGTCGTGTCGCAATCATGAACTGGTGAAGACCTCAACAAAACAATTAACACTTGCTTCTAAAGTACTGCAATGAGAGTCGTCTCAATCCACTTTTTGCATTAATCAACAGCTCCATGTATCTTTAGAAATAATTGAACTGAggcacattttaacatcaacaacaATCAATCAACAATCTTTTATTTGCTAAGTCTGAGCATGCCACACAAGGAATTTGATTCCGGTAGATCtcggcctctgtacaacatttaggtagctaacaacattcggggaaatgagaaaccttgagaagagaccacagatgggaggatccctcttccaggatgaccagactgcaatggatgcagagagaaCACATAGTACATATAATACGGACAATCCAAAGGTAAAGCatcgagagcaggatgttatcgcacagtaatgtctcggagactctatgagtggtgtgagttcatcagagcgacagcctgcagaatgggtgagaagggtccgtagagatgttacttgcacgtttcctggtcctggacaggtacaagtcctgaATAGATGGGCGGTTGGCTCCGATTATCTTTCCTGCAGtgggttgcagtctgtgcttgtcttgtttagtggccgatccaaaccagacagtgatggaggtgcagaggatagactggatgatggcagtatagaaggtGTTCATGAAGGTGTGAGCTTTTGGCGTGTTATGAGAGTAGAATGTAAagaataaatcagttttgccacatttttttgcttcagttcaATGGAGCTTGTGCTACTCCCTCTACCGTGCACGCCTTGGCCACCAGTTGGCATAATACTGACAAATGAACTTGACACGTAGACAGCTGCAGTTGCAGTGTCTCTGGTATCTGGTGGGACAGACAGGTCCATGCTTTGTTTagcaatgctaatgctaatgttgCAGTGTGCGCTGACTTTCTTCATCCGCTTGGAATCGCTATAGCTACGTAAGGAGGAGCTGATTTAAAGGAACTAAGGGGGCAAAGCGGCACGTCGAGGCATCGCTTCAGGGCTGAGGTCATTACAAGCGTCTTCAGCTGAACAGATGGCGCCCTTCAGCCTTCTGTCTGCCCAGTGGAACTTCATGACAGGATCGTTTTCGGATCTCTCATCGGGTTGGGAGATGCACCTGACTGCTTTTCATTGCTTTTCGCCCGACACACTCCATCTATATCTCACTATACCActtgtaaaatatatattttgaaatCACATccctttattaaaaataattgaaattgcTTGAAACTGTCAGCGTCTTATGTCTCATGTGCGGACGGACACCGGTGGTTGGTGATGCTTCTTTGCAGATGACAatatgactttttatttttttacttctgaAGCATTGGCTCAATTTCTGTCACACCATCCAGACCATCACTGGATAATTGGGAGCGTTCCTGTTCAGCAACGAGCAAACCAACATCGGCTTGTCAATTATTGGCAAAATATTGGACTCGCAGGACAGAAAAACAATGATACGGCATTTTGTCATCTTGCGTTTATTCTCATCCTATCAGCTATTCCTCAACCAGCAACCAGCTGGCAGCAGGCATGAAAAGTACAGAATTCAGGATACGCGATGATACGCCATGATGTTCTAAAATCTTGACAGCAGCTGTCTGTTGTCTTGTCAGATGACGGCAAGCTGTCATTTGAGGAGTTCAGCGCTTACTTTGCCGATGGTGTTCTGACAACGGCCCAGCTGCAGGAGCTTTTTCACTCCATCGACGGGCGGCAGAATAAGTGAGTCGGATTTGACCCTTGATGCACTCGTACGAACACCAGGATCCAACCTGTCAAGTAGTCTTCTAACGAAGACCTAATATTACAAGGATACAGCCTTAAAAGACACTCTAACAATGATACCTTTAGACAAGGtcacatataccgtaattttcggactataggtcgctcctgagtataagtcgcccccccacccaaactatgaaaaaaaaaactgtgacttatagtccgaaaattacggtatacgcATTGTAAGAGACAATATATATCTCGATCACAGTGTGCAATATGATTCAAGGAATGAACCATTTTGTTTGATTCAGTGGGATTACAATTCGATAGGGTGTTGTACGGCTATAGCTTTTGTATTTAATAGCATGCCAACGTTTTTTAAGGCCCAAACCTTTcaaattaattataaatattatatatgttcatttattttttgtaactgATTTCCTTTCCTACTCTGTCCTGTGTAGCAATCTGGACACTGACAAGCTATCAGGTTGGTGCTCTTTGTTTTGGCAGAATTTATTAGCGATATACGGTGTTCTGAATAAAGCCTGCTAAAGTAGGGCGGAGCTATGAAAGCATCCGTAGCTTTATTCATGGCAGCCATTTTATTCGgactgttttgttcatataattCTGCATTCCAACTGCTCCATCAAAGAGTTGTGTGTCATGTGCATTGGAACTGCAGtgcacgttttttttcccaccagctATAATTCATCCGTTTTATGTCTGTCAAGTTTTTCCTCGGATATGCGAGGAAGAGGAATTTAGCTTTTCCAAATGACTCTAATGACAAACCAATCCCTGTTGATGGCAGGTTTAGAAACTGTCTTGGATTTTTAAATCAGAACATATTTTATGCAGAAGATTAGGATTAAGGGCTGAACCTCATCTTGTCATGTCGATTGCGAAATCCATCCTTTAGTTGCCTCATACTCCGACAGAGTCGAATAGACACAATACTGATGAGTTCCAATGCAAAAACACGTGAAACACTTGTTTCCTGTGCGCAGATTATTTTTCTCACCACCTTGGCGAGTACCTGAACGTCCTCTCAGCTCTGGAGAAGCTCAATGTGGCTATTTTAAAGGCCATGTATAAAACTAAAGAGGTAAGATTTCATTGTGGCTGTCGCGATGGGCAATCTTTAACATATTGGAGCACACACTTCTCAGGAAACTTTATCCAGATCCTCGCCAAATTCATGGCCCCACACAACGACCTGAGGATAGCTTGAGCCGTGAACCGTGAGTCAAGTGTGCTCATTAGAGGAGACAACTGGAGGGAGAATATGTGCTGCATGATTACCTAAGCTGTTTTAATGAGCTCACCTTCCTTCTTTTAAAGGGGGCCGAGTTGCGAGAAAATTGCAAACCGCTCGGTGCGTGTCTCGCGTGTGCTTTGACAAGGGGCCCCCGCACTGTTGCGCTACCTGTCAGCAACCAGGCTGCAAGGGCATTTACGTTGAGGGACAGGAGCGGCAATTATCATGTCTATTAAAAGCCCGGCTACATCGGAGGAGTTTATGAGTCATTGGTGTGACAAGACAATGAAGTGTAGCGTCGCAGAGGTGCTTATATAGTTTGTAAAGTAGTTTTAACTGCTGTATTTAAGTAGAAATAAAACAATAGAAACTTAAATGCACTTTTAGTCATTCCACAAGCTTTTTGTGCAAACAACAACATGTCTATTTTCAGGAGTACAAGGACTCCAGCGTCCTGGACCAGTTTGTGACTCGTTTACTTTTGCGAGAGACGTCCGCTCAGCTGCTGTCCCTACTGAGGTCGCTGCAATGCGCCATGGAGGCTGTGGATGAGGAGAGCACCTGCAGTCTGTCAGTACCAGCGCTAACACTTTTAGCCATCGCAATTGTTGTTATATTTTTATTCTACCTGTTCAAAACTACCATACtatagaacaggggtgtcaaactcatttttttcgcgggccgcattgtagtcatagcttctttcggagggccattatgactgtcaacccaaatcgatgtatgagcacctcatattatacaaagtaaaagctacaaaacaaactggtaaataactcgttttcatatcagacgagtaaaaactggtcaaatatttcaaaaaaataaataaaagtgaagacaatttgcaattctagtaatgacacacgaatttgatgcacaatttgtcttctcgggccacataaaatgatgtggcgggccctatctggcccccgggccttgagtttgacacctgtgctatgGGAGAACGGCATGGCCTTGCACCCAATTGTAATGTGCAGTGTGGCCTCAATGTTCAACCTACCCATCATAAACATTAGGGCTGGGTGAGTACCCATACCAGGTATTGGGCTAATACCGGCCACCCAAAAAAACCCACATCATCCTTGGTAAGAGTTTCCGCAAACCCGTGGAAGATTGACACATGGCGAATCGTCTctactaaaaatatatattgacaAAGTTTATAATGTCATTACAGGGCAGCTTTTTTTGATTTTGGGTGCCTTTCCTACATTTTGCCGGCCCCCCATATAATTCTGAATGTATCGTCCAATTGGTGTCTATATCTTTAGTATCTATAGAACGTAGGCGGAATAATGAACACGGAGGTCAAAGAGTATCCAGTCGAAAAGGTTCCTGTTTAATTGTGTCAAACTGAAGAGAAAAGAAACCTAGCCCTGCTGTTCCAAAGAAGTCATTGAAGATGACGTTGGGAGCAAGCGGCGAGGAGCCTCGGCTAATGATTGCCACCTACGACTGCTTTTCTTTCAATTTAATGGTGGAAGGTGGAAAATTCCGGTTCAAACAGATATCTCGCTAATAGGCCCGACAGTACATAGGttgcatgaatgtgtgtgtgtgcatatagtgTACGTGTGTGAGTGACTTGTATAAGTCATTTCTGCTGCGTTTTAACATTGGAAGGTCTCATTAAAAATCTCTTTGCTAATGATTCATCGAGGCCATTGTGATATTACGGATGTCACAGTGCATTGACAATTATTTGACGCACTGTGACCAAGTTCAAATACCGATTGGGACTTTCCGCACACTCGgattttcaaaacatttctggAAAGTATTTGGTACATTTTTATGGGAAGTCAAGAtgggaaaatttgaatattgcaaATTAAGAGTTTTCCTTAAAAATAAGGGTAGAAGTCATTTTTGGAAAGACCAACTTTTTCCGGTTTCTACATTTCAACTTATCATTGGTCATTGCCTTCTCATCACATTTcttccatcgtgacagaggagAGGTGGAGGCGAGTAGGCGGAGCTCCGCTCTGCTGGTCCCCAACAATGTCCCCCCAGTCTCCCAAAACACGGGTAAGCACAATTTGATTCAGGAGGGCTTTTCACAATCAATCTTCCATTCATGCACAttcaaaatgaacacaaatagaAACATTATTAGTCATGAACATCCAACGATTTGCAGTCACTGTCTTTGTGTAGACGAGGACGCCGAATGGAACGCTCAGCTTGGCAGGCTCCAGCAGCTGCTCGATAAACTGGAGTGTCAGGTGTGGAACATTCAGATCGTGTCCCGGTTGCAAGACTTGACATGCCCCGTTCGTCTTGTACTTTTGTCATTTATTGTTGTCTCTTTTATCAGAGTCCCAAGTTGGAGCCCCTGAAAGACACGATCGTGTCCACAGAGGTAAGTCGACTGTCAGCGGGGCTGCAGTCCGCTGGAGAAGCAACATTAGAAAAGGAAATAAGCAAAGAGTCACGCAGATGAGTGAGTTCGTTGTCATCATGGGTAACCATGGCGACAGAAAGTAATTACAAGCGGAATACACAAGTGGATGTCTGTCGCTTATGAACGCAGGAGGCGCTCTGGCTCCCCGTCTACAAGGAAGGTTGTCACGTTGAAGGCCGCAACCGCCCTGAAATATTTTCCATGTTTGCTCTCAACACACGCAGAACATTCTG
This genomic interval from Syngnathus typhle isolate RoL2023-S1 ecotype Sweden linkage group LG11, RoL_Styp_1.0, whole genome shotgun sequence contains the following:
- the necab3 gene encoding N-terminal EF-hand calcium-binding protein 1; translation: MLACTEMITMCLQSAKRKHVRPQQQQKQHSSERGLSILHDIFRRADKNDDGKLSFEEFSAYFADGVLTTAQLQELFHSIDGRQNNNLDTDKLSDYFSHHLGEYLNVLSALEKLNVAILKAMYKTKEEYKDSSVLDQFVTRLLLRETSAQLLSLLRSLQCAMEAVDEESTCSLGEVEASRRSSALLVPNNVPPVSQNTDEDAEWNAQLGRLQQLLDKLECQSPKLEPLKDTIVSTENILLVQRKMVVDDNHVDSFHKVLRSYVDAASAHSDNLHVSIPKVPGKSSYVIYEFWRDRLSWMSYLQSNSNKDFQRCVITMLDDAEVVSTMLLPASWWIMTNN